Proteins co-encoded in one Burkholderia ambifaria AMMD genomic window:
- the hutH gene encoding histidine ammonia-lyase, whose product MITLTPGHLTLPQLRKIARESVQLTLDPASFAKIDAGAKAVADIAAKGEPAYGINTGFGRLASTHIPHDQLELLQKNLVLSHAVGVGEPMARSSVRLLMALKLSSLGRGHSGIRREVMDALITLFNADVLPLIPVKGSVGASGDLAPLAHMSAVLLGVGEVFIRGERASALDGLRVAGLAPLTLQAKEGLALLNGTQASTALALDNMFSIEDLYRTALVAGALSVDAAAGSVKPFDARIHELRGHRGQIDAAAAYRDLLDGSPINQSHRDCDKVQDPYSLRCQPQVMGACLDQMRHAADVLLIEANAVSDNPLIFPDTGEVLSGGNFHAEPVAFAADNLALAAAEIGALAERRIALLIDATLSGLPPFLVKDGGVNSGFMIAHVTAAALASENKTLAHPASVDSLPTSANQEDHVSMATFAARKLADIADNTKYILAIELLAAAQGVDLRAPYHTSPKLAPVMETIRGHVAHYELDHYFAPDIAVIAKLVSERAFAKVAPFSFASEQ is encoded by the coding sequence ATGATTACGTTGACCCCCGGCCACCTGACCCTCCCGCAACTGCGCAAGATCGCTCGCGAATCCGTGCAGCTCACGCTCGACCCGGCGAGCTTCGCGAAGATCGACGCCGGCGCGAAGGCCGTCGCCGACATCGCGGCGAAAGGCGAGCCGGCGTACGGCATCAACACGGGCTTCGGCCGCCTGGCCAGCACGCACATCCCGCACGACCAGCTCGAGCTGCTGCAGAAGAACCTGGTGCTGTCGCACGCGGTCGGCGTGGGCGAGCCGATGGCGCGCTCGTCGGTGCGCCTGCTGATGGCGCTGAAGCTGTCGAGCCTCGGGCGCGGCCACTCGGGCATCCGCCGCGAGGTGATGGACGCGCTGATCACGTTGTTCAACGCCGACGTGCTGCCGCTGATCCCGGTGAAGGGCTCGGTCGGCGCATCGGGCGACCTCGCGCCGCTCGCGCACATGTCGGCCGTGCTGCTCGGCGTCGGTGAAGTGTTCATCCGCGGCGAGCGCGCGAGCGCGCTGGACGGTCTGCGCGTCGCGGGCCTCGCGCCGCTCACGCTGCAGGCGAAGGAAGGCCTCGCGCTGCTGAATGGCACGCAGGCCTCGACGGCGCTGGCGCTCGACAACATGTTCTCGATCGAAGACCTGTACCGCACCGCGCTCGTCGCGGGTGCGCTGTCGGTCGACGCGGCGGCCGGCTCGGTGAAGCCGTTCGACGCACGCATCCACGAGCTGCGCGGCCATCGCGGCCAGATCGACGCGGCCGCGGCGTACCGCGACCTGCTCGACGGCTCGCCGATCAACCAGTCGCACCGCGACTGCGACAAGGTGCAGGATCCGTACAGCCTGCGCTGCCAGCCGCAGGTGATGGGCGCGTGCCTGGACCAGATGCGCCACGCGGCCGACGTGCTGCTGATCGAAGCGAACGCCGTGTCGGACAACCCGCTGATCTTCCCGGATACCGGCGAAGTGCTGTCGGGCGGCAACTTCCACGCTGAACCCGTCGCGTTCGCGGCCGACAACCTCGCGCTCGCCGCCGCCGAAATCGGCGCGCTGGCGGAGCGCCGCATCGCGCTGCTGATCGACGCGACGCTGTCGGGCCTGCCCCCGTTCCTCGTGAAGGACGGCGGCGTGAACTCGGGCTTCATGATCGCCCACGTGACGGCTGCCGCGCTGGCCTCGGAAAACAAGACGCTCGCGCACCCGGCATCGGTCGACTCGCTGCCGACCTCGGCGAACCAGGAAGACCACGTGTCGATGGCGACGTTCGCCGCGCGCAAGCTCGCCGACATCGCGGACAACACGAAGTACATCCTCGCGATCGAACTGCTGGCCGCCGCGCAGGGCGTCGACCTGCGCGCGCCGTACCACACGAGCCCGAAGCTCGCGCCCGTGATGGAAACGATCCGCGGCCATGTTGCGCACTACGAGCTCGACCACTACTTCGCACCGGATATCGCGGTGATCGCGAAGCTCGTCAGCGAGCGCGCGTTCGCGAAGGTCGCGCCGTTCTCGTTCGCGTCGGAACAGTAA
- a CDS encoding glutamate/aspartate ABC transporter substrate-binding protein: MTIPPRLTALFGRSLLVAACALACGASLAAEPLSGTLEKIRQAGLISIGHRETSVPFSYVDASGKVIGFSQDLCDRVIAAVKARTGKPDLQVRFIPVTSQNRIPLVQNGTVDLECGVTTNLAARHAQVAFSTTFFVATTRLLTRTSSGIRDFPDLAGKTVVTNQGTTSERLLRKMNEEKKMNMQIISAKDYGEGRLTLESGRAAAYMMDDVLLAGVRQLAAKPADWAIVGTPQSSEAYGFMLRKDDPQFKALVDGVLVQLMKSGEINALYDKWFMKPVPPKGLAFDFPMSDVIRTRYAAPNDAPLE; encoded by the coding sequence ATGACCATCCCGCCCCGGTTGACCGCCCTTTTCGGCCGCAGCCTGCTCGTCGCCGCCTGCGCACTCGCGTGCGGCGCGTCGCTCGCCGCGGAGCCGCTGTCCGGCACGCTCGAGAAGATCCGGCAGGCCGGCCTGATCTCGATCGGCCACCGCGAAACGTCGGTGCCGTTCTCCTACGTCGACGCGAGCGGCAAGGTGATCGGCTTCTCGCAGGACCTGTGCGATCGCGTGATCGCCGCCGTGAAGGCGCGCACCGGCAAGCCCGACCTGCAGGTGCGCTTCATCCCGGTCACGTCGCAGAACCGCATCCCGCTCGTGCAGAACGGCACCGTCGATCTCGAATGCGGGGTGACCACCAATCTCGCCGCGCGCCACGCGCAGGTCGCGTTCTCGACCACCTTCTTCGTCGCGACGACGCGCCTGCTCACGCGCACGAGCTCGGGCATCCGCGACTTCCCCGATCTCGCCGGCAAGACGGTCGTGACGAACCAGGGCACGACGTCCGAACGCCTGCTGCGCAAGATGAACGAGGAAAAGAAGATGAACATGCAGATCATCAGCGCGAAGGACTACGGCGAAGGACGCCTCACGCTCGAATCGGGCCGCGCGGCCGCCTACATGATGGACGACGTGCTGCTCGCCGGCGTGCGCCAGCTCGCGGCGAAACCGGCCGACTGGGCAATCGTCGGCACGCCGCAGTCGTCGGAAGCGTACGGATTCATGCTGCGCAAGGACGATCCGCAGTTCAAGGCGCTCGTCGACGGCGTGCTCGTGCAGCTGATGAAGAGCGGCGAGATCAATGCGCTGTACGACAAGTGGTTCATGAAGCCGGTGCCGCCGAAGGGGCTCGCGTTCGACTTCCCGATGAGCGACGTGATCAGGACGCGCTACGCGGCGCCGAACGACGCACCGCTCGAGTGA
- a CDS encoding 4'-phosphopantetheinyl transferase family protein — protein sequence MSVPPDSEISADLSRAWRVHLLDLPPAASRAGVQVARIDFDWRVPLASPAYAALSDAERARAGRYLRHEDAVRSAATRAALRDVLGAALDLAPNDIAIVVDASGRPSLDPAHRASLDFNVSHAGDHALIAWAGTGRVGVDIESCNRTTDWRALTAEVCATAEAAYLDGLPPGARADAFMRVWSAKEALLKALGIGIGGGLRAFAVVPPRDAATPATMIVEPAAPAAGVAAFDARWLDAAPGYAACVAWTRA from the coding sequence ATGTCCGTTCCGCCCGATTCCGAGATTTCCGCCGACCTGTCGCGCGCATGGCGCGTGCACCTGCTCGACTTGCCGCCTGCTGCGTCGCGTGCCGGCGTGCAGGTCGCGCGCATCGATTTCGACTGGCGCGTGCCGCTCGCGTCGCCGGCCTATGCGGCATTGAGCGACGCCGAGCGCGCGCGTGCCGGGCGCTATCTTCGACACGAGGATGCGGTGCGTAGCGCCGCGACGCGCGCCGCGCTGCGCGACGTGCTCGGCGCGGCGCTCGACCTGGCGCCGAACGATATCGCGATCGTCGTCGATGCATCGGGACGGCCGTCGCTGGATCCCGCGCATCGCGCATCGCTCGATTTCAACGTGTCGCACGCGGGCGATCACGCGCTCATCGCATGGGCAGGGACGGGGCGCGTCGGCGTCGATATCGAAAGCTGCAACCGCACGACCGACTGGCGCGCGCTGACGGCCGAAGTGTGCGCGACTGCCGAAGCCGCGTATCTCGACGGCCTGCCGCCCGGCGCGCGTGCCGACGCGTTCATGCGCGTGTGGTCCGCGAAGGAGGCGCTGCTCAAGGCGCTCGGCATCGGCATCGGCGGTGGGCTGCGCGCGTTCGCCGTCGTGCCGCCGCGCGATGCGGCGACGCCCGCGACGATGATCGTCGAGCCGGCCGCGCCGGCGGCCGGCGTGGCCGCGTTCGACGCGCGCTGGCTCGACGCGGCGCCCGGCTACGCGGCGTGCGTCGCGTGGACGCGCGCGTGA
- a CDS encoding alpha/beta fold hydrolase, with amino-acid sequence MTISNEAGGTAHAAGQAAEYAPGRAADALPPQPVTLTAADGYALRGYVWRHRGGGGGAPRPVTVINCATSVRCDYYFRFAAWLFAQGRDVLVYDYRGIGGSRPARLATLRANWLDWGRLDCEAALQYARDAFAGQPLDVVAHSIGGCLLGLAASSACVRHVVTVGAQYAYWRDYRPQERRRMWLKWHVAMPALAAVFGYVPAKRLGWMEDTPRGVALSWVRAQPRFEDAYTHGLLAEPEASRVALPGRFARLSAPMLAIGLEDDGFGTVDAIERLVGYYTGSDVTHLRIAPRDIGIDAIGHFAFFHSRFTDTLWPVALYWLQHGALPADAPGHVHARHPAQRAGQAESGVPGAVAQG; translated from the coding sequence ATGACGATTTCGAATGAAGCAGGCGGGACGGCGCACGCGGCCGGGCAAGCGGCCGAGTACGCGCCCGGGCGGGCGGCGGACGCATTGCCGCCGCAGCCCGTGACGCTGACCGCGGCCGACGGCTACGCGTTGCGCGGCTACGTGTGGCGCCATCGCGGCGGCGGCGGTGGTGCCCCGCGGCCCGTGACGGTCATCAATTGCGCGACGTCGGTGCGCTGCGACTATTACTTCCGATTCGCCGCGTGGCTGTTCGCGCAGGGGCGCGACGTGCTCGTCTACGACTATCGCGGGATCGGCGGATCGCGCCCCGCGCGGCTCGCGACGCTGCGCGCGAACTGGCTCGACTGGGGGCGGCTCGATTGCGAGGCCGCGCTGCAGTACGCGCGCGACGCGTTTGCGGGCCAGCCGCTCGACGTCGTCGCGCACAGCATCGGCGGCTGCCTGCTCGGGCTCGCGGCGTCGAGCGCGTGCGTGCGTCATGTGGTGACCGTCGGCGCGCAGTATGCGTACTGGCGCGACTATCGGCCGCAAGAGCGGCGGCGCATGTGGTTGAAGTGGCACGTCGCGATGCCGGCGCTCGCGGCCGTGTTCGGCTATGTGCCCGCTAAACGTCTCGGCTGGATGGAAGACACGCCGCGCGGCGTCGCGCTGTCGTGGGTGCGCGCGCAACCGCGCTTCGAGGATGCGTACACGCACGGCCTGCTCGCCGAACCCGAGGCGAGCCGCGTCGCGTTGCCGGGCCGCTTCGCGCGGCTGTCGGCGCCGATGCTCGCGATCGGCCTCGAGGACGACGGTTTCGGCACGGTCGACGCGATCGAACGGCTGGTCGGCTACTACACGGGCAGCGACGTCACGCATCTGCGGATCGCGCCGCGCGACATCGGCATCGATGCGATCGGCCACTTCGCGTTCTTCCACAGCCGCTTCACCGACACGCTGTGGCCCGTCGCGTTGTACTGGCTGCAACACGGCGCGCTGCCGGCCGATGCGCCGGGCCATGTCCACGCGCGCCATCCGGCGCAGCGTGCGGGGCAGGCGGAAAGCGGCGTGCCGGGCGCCGTCGCGCAAGGCTGA
- the hutC gene encoding histidine utilization repressor: MSAPVYQEIKDFILGRIHAGEWAEGDQVPSENELAREFKVARMTVNRALRELTAEQVLTRMKGAGTYVARPKYESTLVAIRSISEEVDARGHAYRASVLGLDTIRADEALADEMQMAVRATLFYSQVLHFENDEPVQLEERWVNPAVAPDYAEQDFTNTTPNLYLMRAAPLQRVEYRIEAAAPAPERREQLRMDDVEPCLVLHRRTWSQGVVASVANLWHPGSRYRFTGHF; encoded by the coding sequence ATGAGCGCGCCGGTCTACCAGGAGATCAAGGATTTCATCCTGGGCCGCATTCACGCCGGCGAGTGGGCGGAGGGCGACCAGGTGCCCTCCGAGAACGAACTGGCCCGCGAATTCAAGGTCGCGCGCATGACCGTCAACCGCGCGTTGCGCGAGTTGACGGCCGAGCAGGTGCTCACCCGCATGAAGGGCGCGGGAACCTACGTCGCGCGGCCGAAGTACGAGTCGACGCTCGTCGCGATCCGCAGCATTTCGGAAGAGGTCGACGCGCGCGGGCATGCGTACCGCGCGAGCGTGCTCGGCCTCGACACGATCCGCGCCGACGAGGCGCTCGCCGACGAGATGCAGATGGCCGTGCGCGCAACGCTGTTTTATTCGCAGGTGTTGCACTTCGAGAATGACGAACCCGTCCAGCTCGAAGAACGATGGGTGAATCCGGCGGTCGCGCCGGATTATGCCGAGCAGGATTTCACGAACACGACGCCGAACCTGTACTTGATGCGCGCGGCCCCGCTGCAGCGCGTCGAGTATCGGATCGAAGCGGCGGCTCCGGCGCCCGAGCGGCGCGAGCAGTTGCGGATGGACGACGTCGAGCCGTGTCTGGTTTTACATCGGCGTACCTGGTCGCAGGGCGTCGTCGCCTCGGTGGCGAACTTGTGGCACCCGGGCAGTCGTTATCGCTTCACCGGGCATTTCTGA
- a CDS encoding LysR substrate-binding domain-containing protein: MSTPLVRLPSLDLVRGFVAVGRRMSITLAAQDLCVTQSAVSRQVHALEAHLGVALLQRGYRKIAFTPEGERLFRAADAALLSLQDTVASLAAARERQPVTITASIGVTALWLLPRLGRLQARLPEVDLRVAANDKVLDLRAEGIDLGIRYCPRERAPAGAVRLFDEIVVPVAHPALAARPVTDTAAIADHVLLEFDGPPQTQLQWRAHLHAAGLGDARPKGVLRFNQYDQVIHAAIAGQGVALGRLALVAPMLADGRLAVLGPRSQASSDAYGYWLFRHDPAPRREVADVRDWILAEAAECDAAMRAYDVEQR, from the coding sequence ATGTCAACGCCGCTCGTCCGTCTCCCGTCGCTGGACCTCGTGCGCGGCTTCGTCGCCGTCGGCCGCCGCATGAGCATCACGCTCGCCGCGCAGGACTTGTGCGTCACGCAGTCGGCCGTCAGCCGCCAGGTGCATGCGCTCGAAGCGCATCTCGGCGTCGCGCTGCTGCAGCGCGGCTATCGGAAGATCGCGTTCACGCCCGAAGGCGAGCGGCTGTTCCGCGCAGCGGATGCGGCGCTGCTCAGCCTGCAGGACACCGTCGCGTCGCTCGCCGCCGCGCGCGAGCGCCAGCCCGTCACGATTACCGCGAGCATCGGCGTGACCGCCTTGTGGCTGCTGCCGCGACTCGGGCGCCTGCAGGCGCGCCTGCCCGAGGTCGACTTGCGCGTCGCCGCGAACGACAAGGTACTCGATTTGCGCGCGGAAGGCATCGACCTCGGGATCCGCTACTGCCCGCGCGAGCGCGCGCCGGCCGGCGCGGTACGCCTGTTCGACGAGATCGTCGTGCCGGTCGCTCACCCCGCGCTGGCCGCCCGGCCCGTCACCGACACGGCTGCGATCGCGGACCACGTGCTGCTCGAATTCGACGGACCGCCGCAAACGCAGCTGCAATGGCGTGCGCACCTGCACGCAGCCGGCCTCGGCGACGCGCGCCCCAAGGGCGTGCTGCGCTTCAACCAGTACGACCAGGTGATCCACGCCGCGATCGCCGGCCAGGGCGTCGCGCTCGGACGGCTCGCGCTCGTCGCGCCGATGCTCGCCGACGGCCGGCTCGCGGTGCTCGGCCCGCGCTCGCAGGCGTCGTCCGATGCCTATGGCTACTGGCTGTTCCGGCACGATCCGGCACCGCGCCGCGAAGTCGCCGACGTGCGCGACTGGATTCTCGCCGAAGCAGCCGAGTGCGACGCGGCGATGCGCGCGTACGACGTGGAGCAGCGGTAG